In the Pedobacter cryoconitis genome, GTTATCACGACTTCATTTAAGTCCTGAGAATTTGATTCCTCCATTACGATGTTAATCGTAGTGGCAGAATTTGCGCCAACCGCTATCTCAGTAATTTCTTTTGTGGCATACCCTACATAAGATGCTTGTACAGTATATTTACCTGGAGCCAGGCCTTCGATAATATATCTTCCCTCTACATTTGTGGAAAGACCTTTCGATGTGTTTTTTATTTTAACGGTAACACCAATAAGAGTCTCACCAGTCTTTTTATCAGTTACAGTACCTGCTATTTTACCGGTACTTTGTGCAAATCCTGCCGCACTTATAAATACGCAAAATAACGTAATTATAGCTTCTTTAAGTTTTAGTTGTAATTTCAATTTTGCCTTGATTAGTGTACAGGCAAAAGTATTACCACAATATTAACAGCAAGTAACCTGAAAATTACCATTAGTTAACCATAAGATCAACCCAGCATTAACACCTAGGCTGGCCAGTATTTAAAAACGGTTTATTTAGTATTTTAATCCCATTTTAATGCAGATAAAGTGCAATAACCAAATAGGACCTATTAACAAAAACTTAACATCCTGTAAAAATGAAGGTTTCTTTCCTTCGATTTTATGACCGATGAATTGTCCAATCCAGGAAAGCACAAAAATTACTGCACAAACCAGCCACAGTGCAGGTCCACCAGCCAATTCCCACTTCTCCAGTTGTACAATTATAGCAGCAGCAGCAAAGATTAATAAGATCATCAAATAAGAAAGTACCGGCGACAGACGGTAATAATAATATCCTGAAAAAGCAATCACAAAAGAAGCCCAGTTCACAAAACCATTATACTTTCCAAGGAAAGCCAGATGTGGAAAAGGGATAGCCCAGATCATTCCCAATAAGCTAAATACGATCAAAGGCACACAAACCCAGTGAATCAATTCGTTAGAAGGATTCTGATGACTTTCTGAGTAGGTATCAAATAGAATATCCACTTCCTTTTTACGCTCCAATTTTTCCACCGGGGATTTCTGCTTCTTCATTGTATAAAAATAAAAAAAGCGATAGAATAATCTATCGCTTCGGTAATAATATTTATTGAGCCATTTATTTAGCAAAGGCAACCGAACGGGTTTCTCTGATTACAGTAACTTTAATCTGACCAGGATAAGTCATCTCCGTTTGAATACGGTTAGAAATATCCGCTGCCAGTAATTCTGCCTGCTGATCAGTTACTCTCTCACTCTCAACTACCACTCTCAATTCTCTACCAGCCTGAATAGCAAAAGTTTTCTCTACACCAGGATAAGAAAGAGCCAGCTCTTCTAATTCTTTTAAACGCTTGATATAACTTTCAACAACCTCACGTCTTGCACCAGGGCGGGCACCAGAAATTGCGTCACAAGCTTGTATGATCGGCGAGATCATAGAAGTCATCTCGATTTCATCATGGTGAGCTCCGATTGCATTACAAATTTCAGGATGTTCCTTATATTTTTCTGCAAGCTGCATTCCTAAAATAGCGTGAGGCAATTCAGGGTTATCATCAGGTACTTTACCTATATCATGCAGTAATCCTGCACGTTTAGCCATCTTAGCATTCAAGCCTAATTCTGCTGCCATTGTTGCACAGAAATTAGCAACCTCACGGGAGTGATGCAGTAAATTCTGTCCATAAGAAGAACGGTAACGCATACGTCCAACCATTCTGATTAACTCAGGGTGCAGACCATGAATCCCTAAATCAATAACCGTGCGTTCACCTATTTCTACAATTTCATCTTCAATTTGTTTCTTCGTTTTTGCGACCACCTCTTCAATACGTGCCGGGTGAATACGTCCGTCAGTTACCAGACGGTGTAAAGCTAAACGGGCAATCTCTCTTCTTACCGGGTCAAATCCTGATAAAATAATTGCCTCAGGTGTATCATCGACAATGATCTCAATACCAGTCGCTGCTTCAAGTGCACGGATATTTCTACCTTCACGACCAATTACACGGCCTTTAATCTCATCACTTTCGATATGGAAAATAGAAACTGTATTTTCTATCGCTGCTTCCACAGCTGTACGCTGTATAGTTTGGATCACGACTTTTTTAGCTTCTTTAGTTGCAGTTAACCTCGCTTCATCCACAATATCCTTTACCTGGATCATTGCCTGAGTTCTGGCTTCCTGCTTCATGTTTTCTACCAACTGGTTTTTTGCCTCTTCAGCACTTAATCCGGCGATAGTTTCCAGTTGTTTCACATGCTGGTTTTTCAGCAAGTCAACCTCTTCTTGCTTTTTAAGCGCAATGTCAGTCTGTTTATCCAGGTTTTTCTTGCTGTTATCCAGTTCCTGTTCCTTGCGGTTCATGTTTTCCAAACGCTGGTTCACAGATTGTTCCTTCTGTTTAATCGCGTTTTCTCTTTGATTTACCTGGTTATTTTTTGCATTTACTTCCTGCTCATGTTCAGTTTTCAATTGTAAAAACTTCTCTTTAGCTTCCAGCAACTTGTCTTTCTTTAAGATCTCTGCATTACTTTCTGCTTCTTTCAAGATCTTCTTCACTTTTGACTGTGCAGCAATCTCCTGTTTTTTCAACAGGTTGCGCAGTAAATATCTGCCAACCAGTATTCCAACAACTAAGCTGGCCAGTACATATCCAATTATTCCTATTATT is a window encoding:
- a CDS encoding DUF962 domain-containing protein, producing MKKQKSPVEKLERKKEVDILFDTYSESHQNPSNELIHWVCVPLIVFSLLGMIWAIPFPHLAFLGKYNGFVNWASFVIAFSGYYYYRLSPVLSYLMILLIFAAAAIIVQLEKWELAGGPALWLVCAVIFVLSWIGQFIGHKIEGKKPSFLQDVKFLLIGPIWLLHFICIKMGLKY
- the rny gene encoding ribonuclease Y; the protein is MEIIGIIGYVLASLVVGILVGRYLLRNLLKKQEIAAQSKVKKILKEAESNAEILKKDKLLEAKEKFLQLKTEHEQEVNAKNNQVNQRENAIKQKEQSVNQRLENMNRKEQELDNSKKNLDKQTDIALKKQEEVDLLKNQHVKQLETIAGLSAEEAKNQLVENMKQEARTQAMIQVKDIVDEARLTATKEAKKVVIQTIQRTAVEAAIENTVSIFHIESDEIKGRVIGREGRNIRALEAATGIEIIVDDTPEAIILSGFDPVRREIARLALHRLVTDGRIHPARIEEVVAKTKKQIEDEIVEIGERTVIDLGIHGLHPELIRMVGRMRYRSSYGQNLLHHSREVANFCATMAAELGLNAKMAKRAGLLHDIGKVPDDNPELPHAILGMQLAEKYKEHPEICNAIGAHHDEIEMTSMISPIIQACDAISGARPGARREVVESYIKRLKELEELALSYPGVEKTFAIQAGRELRVVVESERVTDQQAELLAADISNRIQTEMTYPGQIKVTVIRETRSVAFAK